Proteins from one Mesoplodon densirostris isolate mMesDen1 chromosome 1, mMesDen1 primary haplotype, whole genome shotgun sequence genomic window:
- the UBE2D1 gene encoding ubiquitin-conjugating enzyme E2 D1 isoform X2: MALKRIQKELSDLQRDPPAHCSAGPVGDDLFHWQATIMGPPDSAYQGGVFFLTVHFPTDYPFKPPKIAFTTKIYHPNINSNGSICLDILRSQWSPALTVSKVLLSICSLLCDPNPDDPLVPDIAQIYKSDKEKYNRHAREWTQKYAM; the protein is encoded by the exons ATGGCGCTGAAGCGGATTCAGAAA GAATTGAGTGATCTACAGCGCGACCCACCTGCTCACTGTTCGGCTGGACCTGTGGGAGATGATT TGTTCCACTGGCAAGCAACTATTATGGGGCCT CCTGATAGCGCATATCAAGGTGGAGTCTTCTTTCTCACTGTACATTTTCCGACAGACTATCCTTTTAAACCACcaaag aTTGCTTTCACAACAAAAATTTACCATCCAAACATAAACAGTAATGGAAGTATTTGTCTTGATATCCTGAGGTCACAATGGTCACCAGCTCTGACTGTATCAAAAG TTTTATTGTCCATATGTTCTCTGCTTTGTGACCCTAATCCAGATGACCCCTTAGTACCAGATATTGCACAAATctataaatcagacaaagaaaa
- the UBE2D1 gene encoding ubiquitin-conjugating enzyme E2 D1 isoform X1: MGRGGDREPETPAGPAGTRQELSDLQRDPPAHCSAGPVGDDLFHWQATIMGPPDSAYQGGVFFLTVHFPTDYPFKPPKIAFTTKIYHPNINSNGSICLDILRSQWSPALTVSKVLLSICSLLCDPNPDDPLVPDIAQIYKSDKEKYNRHAREWTQKYAM; the protein is encoded by the exons ATGGGCCGGGGCGGGGACCGGGAACCAGAGACGCCGGCGGGGCCAGCGGGCACCCGACAG GAATTGAGTGATCTACAGCGCGACCCACCTGCTCACTGTTCGGCTGGACCTGTGGGAGATGATT TGTTCCACTGGCAAGCAACTATTATGGGGCCT CCTGATAGCGCATATCAAGGTGGAGTCTTCTTTCTCACTGTACATTTTCCGACAGACTATCCTTTTAAACCACcaaag aTTGCTTTCACAACAAAAATTTACCATCCAAACATAAACAGTAATGGAAGTATTTGTCTTGATATCCTGAGGTCACAATGGTCACCAGCTCTGACTGTATCAAAAG TTTTATTGTCCATATGTTCTCTGCTTTGTGACCCTAATCCAGATGACCCCTTAGTACCAGATATTGCACAAATctataaatcagacaaagaaaa